A single genomic interval of Musa acuminata AAA Group cultivar baxijiao chromosome BXJ3-4, Cavendish_Baxijiao_AAA, whole genome shotgun sequence harbors:
- the LOC135636990 gene encoding large ribosomal subunit protein uL4z-like translates to MAYAAVRPLVTVQPLEGDMATDAPAAVPLPDAFKAPIRPDVVRFAHANLSKNSRQPYAVSKRAGHQTSAESWGTGRAVSRIPRVPGGGTHRAGQGAFGNMCRGGRMFAPTKTWRRWHRRVNINMRRYAVASAIAASAVPSLVLARGHRIESVPEIPLVVSDSAEGVEKTASAIKILKQIGALPDAEKAKDTQGIRPGKGKMRNRRYISRKGPLIVYGTEGSKIVKAFRNIPGVDVANVERLNLLKLAPGGHIGRFIIWTKSAFEKLDSIYGTFDKPSEKKKGYVLPRPKMLNADLSRIINSDEVQSVVRPIKKEVKRHTLKKNPLKNLYTLLKLNPYAKTARRMSLLAEAQRVKAKKEKLDKKRTQLPKEEAAAIKSAGRAWYKTMISDSDYAEFENFSKWLGETQ, encoded by the exons ATGGCCTACGCCGCCGTCCGTCCCCTCGTTACCGTGCAGCCCCTCGAGGGCGACATGGCCACCGACGCGCCGGCCGCCGTCCCCTTGCCCGACGCCTTCAAGGCCCCGATCCGCCCCGACGTCGTCCGCTTCGCCCACGCAAATCTGTCCAAGAACAGCCGCCAGCCCTACGCCGTATCCAAGCGCGCCGGCCACCAGACCTCTGCCGAGTCCTGGGGAACCGGCCGCGCCGTCTCCCGTATCCCCCGTGTACCTGGCGGCGGCACCCACCGCGCCGGCCAGGGTGCCTTCGGCAACATGTGCCGTGGTGGTCGCATGTTCGCCCCCACCAAGACCTGGCGCCGCTGGCACCGCCGCGTCAACATCAACATGCGCCGCTACGCCGTCGCCTCTGCCATCGCCGCCTCCGCCGTCCCGTCCCTCGTCCTCGCCCGCGGACACCGGATCGAATCCGTCCCCGAGATCCCCCTCGTGGTCTCCGACTCCGCCGAGGGCGTGGAGAAGACCGCCTCCGCCATCAAGATCCTCAAGCAGATCGGCGCCCTCCCCGACGCCGAGAAGGCCAAGGACACCCAGGGAATCCGCCCCGGCAAGGGTAAGATGCGAAACCGCCGCTACATCTCGCGCAAGGGTCCCCTGATCGTGTACGGCACCGAAGGTTCCAAGATCGTCAAAGCATTCCGTAACATACCCGGCGTCGATGTGGCCAATGTCGAGCGTCTCAACCTTCTGAAGCTAGCCCCAGGAGGCCACATCGGCAGGTTCATCATCTGGACCAAGTCAGCCTTCGAGAAGCTGGACTCGATCTATGGAACCTTCGATAAGCCGTCCGAGAAGAAGAAGGGTTACGTGCTTCCGAGGCCGAAGATGCTGAATGCTGATCTCTCGAGGATCATCAACTCGGATGAGGTGCAGTCGGTTGTGCGACCCATCAAGAAGGAGGTGAAGAGGCACACGCTGAAGAAGAACCCACTGAAGAATCTCTACACGCTTCTGAAGTTGAACCCCTACGCCAAGACCGCCAGGAGGATGTCTCTACTTGCCGAGGCGCAGCGCGTCAAGGCCAAGAAGGAGAAGCTCGACAAGAAGAGGACCCAACTCCCCAAG gAAGAAGCTGCTGCAATCAAGTCTGCCGGGCGGGCATGGTACAAGACGATGATCTCCGACAGTGATTACGCAGAGTTCGAGAATTTTTCCAAGTGGCTTGGTGAGACACAGTGA